The nucleotide window GGTAACAAATGCAAAACTTAAAAAGGGATAATTTATGACAACAAAACAtaagaggggagaagaaaaaatactgaaattgtATAAGCAAATAAAGATAAGATGCTATAGAAGAAAAAGGACTATTTTATTTAGCAGACATCTTATACAAAAGTCATGATAACTATATGTTGTCTTCAGAAGAACCATCTCAGCTtcaaaggaaaacaggctcaaaATGAAGGGGTGAAAGATGATACTCCAGGTAAATGGCATCCAGAGAAAAAAGTTACTGtagccatacttatatctgacaaaatagatttcaaggcagaaaaaaaaggtAACAGGAGACAACgatggacattttaaaatgaaaaaggggaCAATCTATCAAGAGGGCATAACCATTATTAACATATATGCATTCAACGTAGGAGTATCGAAATATATAAAACCATTATTAAGAGACCTAAAAGGAGTAATTGACAGTAATACAATAACAGTAGGATACTTTAATATCCAACAATCACCAGTGGATTGCTAATCCAGAGACAAAGTCAACAAGAAAACactggccttaaatgacacattatacTAGATAGTCTTAGTTGATATTCATAGAATGTTTCATCTCAAAAtgacagaatacacatttttctcaagtgcaacATTGTAAAGGTTCCATGTTGAACTTTAGATGTTGAGATgcaaacaagtctcaataaactcaagaagactgaaatcataccaagcatcctctccaaccacaatggtatgaagTTGGAAATCAACTATAAGAAGAAAGCTGGAACAATCACAAACATGTGGAGATTAAATTACATGCTAGTGAACAACTATTGggtcaatgaagaaataaaagaagaaatcaaaagatgcatagagacaaatgaaaatgaatatacaacATACCAAAATCTTTGAGATGCAGCAAAAGTGATGAAATAAGAGGGAACTTAATAGCAATTCAGACCTAcctacagaaaaaagaaaaaaatctcaaacaaaaacaatctaaaattAGATCTTTTTCCCATTAAGTAATGttgattttatgttttcatttttatgttttacagttgttccagttatttccccctttgtcctcctccacccagcctgctccTCATTTCCATAGTCAATTCCTACCCCATTGgccatgtctatgggtcctttatatatgttccttgactaattCCTTCGCCTTCTTTCAAACAGCCCCACCCCTCATACCACAGTCAGTCTATTctgtgattctatgcctctggttctattttgctcattagttaattttgtccattagattcctcttataagtgagatcatatagtatttgtctttcaccagctggcttatttcacttagcacaatagtcTCCAGTCTGAATTCTGAACAGCACCTCCCAGGGGAGACTCAGGGCCTCCATCCTCCAGATCACATCAGGAGCTCTCTCAGAAACAGAAGAGTCAGTGGTGAGGCTAAGACTAATGGCAGGACTGTAGATAGAGGCAATACTTTCATATGTTGGATGACCTACCCCTAGGCCTTGTGCCGATGAAAagccagcagagcagagcagtgaGGACCATCCCACACACAGCCAAGActaaaggagacagccacagactgtagATCAGTTGTAGCCAAGAGCAGGCTGCCTAGAGCTACACTGGTTTGGTGTCTGACAATACCAGAGTCAGATCCAGAAGAGACCTGCAGACAAGTACTGgactctgctgagacaaattccacctcattctttttcattgcttgcatgttttttttttcttttacacagcttttaaatattttttccttttcttcaattttgttcctggTAGTTCactatctttttttatttgaaatctcatattttacccttcccttttcttactccattttgccttcttccttccctttcttattttcttattttggtttaaaaaaatttccctctattttccttatttctgtttcttatcaTTTCTCCTCCCGCTAGcctttcaaaatcacttttcattcttttaactatctcatattcttttcctctttttaaatcatattttctttctttattaatctttgctaatttgtcattgatattgctgtTGTAGCTGAttattcttcaattttgttcccaTGTATTCAATATTTCCTATGCCAAATCTCATATTTTAGTCTTCCCATGtcttattccattttgttttcttcctttcctttcttacttttcatttaaatttttttttttggaattttgagattttttcatTTGAAGGTAAACCTTAATGCTATTAAAGTCACAAATATGCTAATTTAAATACCCAATTCTATTTATCTAAAACACACAATGAAACCATACAAATATCTATTCTCTCCACATGTCAGAGCCCATTCATTTCATGGTTTGGAAATGGGGAGAATAGATTCCCCTTAAACTGCAAGTCAGCAGGTGTTTCTTTACAGTTAACTTTAGCAAAATTCATACAAAATAGTGATTAACAATGGTCTTCTTTACTTATTAACTCACAAGGAAACACCTTCAAAACTGCATTTTGTTAAAGTTTCTGTactaaaatgtagaaaaactGAACTACACAaatattgaaaagttaaaaattccttaattttttattccTGGTACCACTACCACAATTTACAGGGCAATATACCTgatgtaatgaaaagaaaaagaaaaagacaaagctaCAACAGATGAAAGACCTCAGGAATGTACATCTAATTGACACTACATTGCATTAATCAATAGCTGCACTTTTTGCAAACTGTGGCTATGACAGTCCTGAACAAGAAGGGTTTCCTGTTTAAGCTGCAGTAACTTTTCTGACTATGGATCATCGCTCCTTCTGTGGCAGATTTTTACAGTTCCTCTAACGCATTTGGGACGACTGTCTCAAAGTAACCTGCAGCTTTCCTGACAACTCCTCGCTCTCTCTCCTGCTAAGAACTGTAGCCCTTTTCTGCTGAGTTTTCAGAACCTTCTGCTACCATATCCACCACTTCCACCACCAGATCCATAACCACCACCATAGGGGCTGCCCGAGCTTCTTCCACCAAAACTGCCTCCCCCCTTCATGGGTCCATAATTTGACTACTGTTGTCCACTATAATTTCCAAAATCATTATagttaccaccaccaccaccgtagTTACCACCAAAATTTCCCCCTTCATTGTAACTGTCATATCCACCACCACCATATCCACCACCACCTTGGTTTCCATATCCCGGTCCACCACCACCATAGCCTCCTCTACTACTGTAACCAGGTCCACTGCCATAGTTGCCACCATCACCTCCAAATCCATTATATCCACCATCACCTCCTCCATAACTACCTCTGCTGCCACCTCCACCATAGCCTCCTCTTCCACCAAAATTTCCACCACGGCCAAAGTTACCTCCACCACCTCCAAAGTTTCCTCCACGACCCATAAAGTTTCCAGATCCACCTCCATGGCCTCTTTGCGATCCAGCAGACTGCATTTCTTGTTTAGAAAGGGCCTTTTCCACTTCACAATTATGCCCATTAATAGTGTGGTATTTCTGAACAACAATTTTATCAACTGTATCATGATCATCAAAAGTTACAAAAGCAAatcctctttttttcccactctGCCTATCTTCCATAACTTCTATGGTTTCAATCTTGCCATACTTTTCAAAGTAGTCTCTCAAATTATACTcttctgtatcttctttaatacCACCAACAAAAATTTTCTTCACTGTTAGATGGGCACCAGGCTTTACAGAATCCTCTCTAGAAACAGCTCTCTTTGGTTCCACTACACGCCCATCAACCTTGTGTGGTCGAGCACACATGGCTGCATCCACCTCCTCAACACAAGAGTAAGTGACAAAACCAAAGCCCCGGGAACGTTTTGTTTGGGGGTCTCTCATCACCACACAATCTGTGAGAGTGCCTCATCTCTCAAAATGTTCTCTTAAACTATCATCTGTAGTTTCAAAGCTCAAACCACCAATAAAGAGTTTTCTTAACTGCTCTGGTTCCTTTGGATGGTGGCCCTCCTCCCcccggcagcagcggcggcgacGGCCGGAGTCAGGCTGGGGGCGACCGGGCGGCGGTTTTACCTCCATTTTGAGAccccatttaaattttattctttccctttcttcaccttgtttctattcattactgttgttgtttttcttccctctatcctctcaaaatcatttttcttttctttggttatCTCATATACTTTTTTATGTCTTATAATATTCGTATTCTTTTGACCTTTGTTGATATTTGCacatttgtcattgatattgctgtggctgttgtttttcctcaattttgttccttttgttccacaatttttaaaatttaatctttattgtatttttccattaccatttaggcCTCCTATACTcctctcccccagcaatcaccacactgttgtccatgttcatgagtctttTCTATTTGTTCAATCCCACCCCCTCCTAATCTCCCCAaccatctgttctccatctatgagtctgtccccatcttccccattagcttagtttgttcattacattccacatgaatgaactcatatggtatttgtctttctctgactgatttatttcacttagcataatgtcctccatgtccatccatgttgttgcaagatGTAAGAGTTCATcagtttattgtgttcatcagattccacatatgaatgaaagcatatgcatttgtctttctctgactggcttaattcacttagcataaagttctccaagaccatccatactgttgcaaaggataaaattttcttctttttatggctgagtagtattccattgtgtaaatgtcccatagttgttttatccacaactacgatagacacttgggctgcttccatatcttggtgattttaAATATTGCAATGAACACAGGTGTGCTTATGTTCTTACAAAgtaatgttttgggttccttcagttatattcccagaaatggatcactggttcaaaaggcagatccacttttaattttttgaggtatctccaaagtactttccacagtggctgcaccagtctgcattcccactaacagtgcaaaagagtttcccttttctccacatactcgagagcacttgttctttgctgatttattgatgatagccattctgacaagtgtgaggtggtatttcactgtggttttaattgacatttctctgatgattagtgatgctgagcatcttttcacatgtctattggtcatctgtatgtcctctttggagaagtctctgttcatgtgctttgcctattttttaactgggttatttggggggttttgttggtgttgagttttgtaaactatttatgaattttggatattaaaccctggataaattttggatatcagaTGCATCCGTGAATATGTtccccattctgtgagttgtctttttattttactgatgatttcctttactaTGCAATAACTTTTTAGATTGATgtagtcccttttgtttattttgtcttttgttttccttccttggggagatatatcagattGCTATGAACAATTCccaagattttcctgcctatgttttcttctaggatttttatgcttCCAGgcctaaaatttaagtctttaacccatttcaaatttattcttgtgGTGGTTTAAGAAGGTAgtgtactttaatttttctgcatgtatctgtccaatttccccaacaccatctATTGAATAACCTAcattagcccattgtatgtgcttacttGCTCTCTCatatgttaattgactataaaggtgtgggtttatttctggattacctattctgttccattgatctagatgtctgtttttatgccagtaccatgctgttttgattattatgaccttatatatagtttgatattaggtaacatgatttttccaactttgttcttctttctcaggattgctgttgctaggttgggcttttgtggttccatataagtttttgaaatatttgttctagttctgtgaaatgtgtcattggaatcttttttaaagattttatttatttatttgtttgtttgtttttagagagaggggaaggaaaggagaaagagagggagagaaatatcaatgtgtggatgcctctcatgcaccccccactaggcacctagctcacaacccaggcatttgctctgactggtaatcaaactggtgaccatttggttcacaggctggcactcaatccactgagccactcaaTGACATGGCCAGCCAGGgcatgtcattggaattttgataagaattgcattgaatctgtagattgctttgggcagtatggactttttcatgatgttaattctttccatgaacacaatatttgcttccatttatttgcatcttcttcaatttcttcagtgtcttataattatcCATGTACAGGTCATTTACacctttggttaggtttatccctaggtattttattatttttgaagcaattgtgaaagggatcattttcttaatttccttttctgttactTCACTACAGgcatatagaaatgcaacttatttctggatattaattttgtatcctgctaatttgatgaattcatttattagttttagtaaaatcttggtggaatctttggagttGTCTATTTATGGTATCCTGTCATCTgcaataaagacagttttacttcctcctttccaatttggatgtctttcatttcttttccttgtctgattgctgtggctagaacttccagtactatgttgaataagagaggtgcttgatatgatttcaatcttctta belongs to Phyllostomus discolor isolate MPI-MPIP mPhyDis1 chromosome X, mPhyDis1.pri.v3, whole genome shotgun sequence and includes:
- the LOC114504649 gene encoding LOW QUALITY PROTEIN: heterogeneous nuclear ribonucleoprotein A3-like (The sequence of the model RefSeq protein was modified relative to this genomic sequence to represent the inferred CDS: substituted 2 bases at 2 genomic stop codons), with amino-acid sequence MEVKPPPGRPQPDSGRRRRCCRGEEGHHPKEPEQLRKLFIGGLSFETTDDSLREHFERXGTLTDCVVMRDPQTKRSRGFGFVTYSCVEEVDAAMCARPHKVDGRVVEPKRAVSREDSVKPGAHLTVKKIFVGGIKEDTEEYNLRDYFEKYGKIETIEVMEDRQSGKKRGFAFVTFDDHDTVDKIVVQKYHTINGHNCEVEKALSKQEMQSAGSQRGHGGGSGNFMGRGGNFGGGGGNFGRGGNFGGRGGYGGGGSRGSYGGGDGGYNGFGGDGGNYGSGPGYSSRGGYGGGGPGYGNQGGGGYGGGGYDSYNEGGNFGGNYGGGGGNYNDFGNYSGQQXSNYGPMKGGGSFGGRSSGSPYGGGYGSGGGSGGYGSRRF